In Pseudomonas fakonensis, one DNA window encodes the following:
- a CDS encoding TetR/AcrR family transcriptional regulator, which yields MPHQGAAGIATAVAESVQYQGRKTARQGSEQRRQQILDAAMRIVVRDGVRGVRHRAVAAEAGVPLSATTYYFKDIQDLLADTFAQYVERSAAYMAKLWANTEVVLRQLLAQGDGSPEARARLVNEVARMTADYVIRQLNNRRDFLMAEQGFRQEALLCPRLAELVCAHEQILLHGARQMLQVVGSRQPEQDAQMLTAIIEQMEYQGLLKGADAQADEQMLAILVRYLQMVLASA from the coding sequence ATGCCCCACCAAGGCGCCGCCGGCATCGCCACCGCAGTCGCCGAGAGCGTGCAGTACCAGGGCCGCAAGACTGCCCGCCAGGGCAGCGAACAGCGCCGCCAGCAGATCCTCGATGCCGCCATGCGTATTGTCGTGCGCGACGGCGTGCGCGGCGTGCGCCACCGTGCGGTGGCTGCCGAGGCCGGTGTGCCGCTGTCGGCCACCACCTACTACTTCAAGGATATCCAGGACCTGCTGGCCGACACCTTCGCCCAGTACGTCGAACGCAGCGCTGCCTACATGGCCAAGCTGTGGGCCAATACCGAAGTGGTGCTGCGCCAGCTGCTCGCCCAGGGCGATGGCAGCCCCGAGGCGCGCGCGCGGCTGGTCAACGAAGTGGCACGCATGACCGCCGACTACGTGATCCGCCAGCTCAACAACCGCCGCGACTTCCTCATGGCCGAGCAGGGCTTTCGCCAGGAGGCGCTACTGTGCCCGCGCCTGGCCGAGCTGGTCTGCGCCCACGAGCAGATTCTGCTGCATGGTGCGCGACAGATGCTGCAGGTGGTGGGCTCGCGCCAGCCCGAGCAGGACGCCCAGATGTTGACGGCCATCATCGAGCAGATGGAATATCAGGGCCTGCTCAAGGGCGCTGATGCACAGGCCGATGAGCAGATGCTCGCTATTCTTGTCCGATACCTGCAGATGGTGCTGGCTTCGGCCTGA
- the lysS gene encoding lysine--tRNA ligase: MSDLKTESQDLQQEENALIALRKEKLAAERAKGNAFPNDFRRDSYCNDLQKQYADKTKEELEAAAIPVKVAGRIMLNRGSFMVIQDMTGRIQVYVNRKTLPEETLAAVKTWDLGDIISAEGTLARSGKGDLYVEMTNVRLLTKSLRPLPDKHHGLTDTEQRYRQRYVDLMVNEETRHTFRVRSQVISHIRKFLIERDFLEVETPMLQTIPGGAAAKPFETHHNALDMAMFLRIAPELYLKRLVVGGFEKVFEINRNFRNEGVSTRHNPEFTMLEFYQAYADYRDNMDLTEELFRELAQLVLGTTDVPYGDKVFHFGEPFVRLSVFDSILKYNPELTAADLQDVDRARDIAKKAGAKVLGHEGLGKLQVMIFEELVEHKLEQPHFITEYPFEVSPLARRNDDNPAVTDRFELFIGGREIANAYSELNDAEDQAERFLAQVAEKDAGDDEAMHYDADFVRALEYGMPPTAGEGIGIDRLVMLLTNSPSIRDVILFPHMRPQA; the protein is encoded by the coding sequence ATGAGCGACCTCAAGACCGAATCGCAAGACCTGCAACAGGAAGAAAACGCCCTGATCGCCCTGCGCAAGGAAAAACTTGCTGCAGAGCGCGCCAAGGGCAACGCCTTCCCCAACGACTTCCGTCGCGACAGCTACTGCAACGACCTGCAAAAGCAGTACGCGGACAAGACCAAGGAAGAGCTGGAAGCAGCCGCGATCCCGGTCAAGGTGGCTGGCCGCATCATGCTCAACCGTGGCTCGTTCATGGTTATCCAGGACATGACCGGGCGTATCCAGGTCTACGTCAACCGCAAGACCCTGCCCGAAGAAACCCTGGCCGCGGTCAAGACCTGGGACCTGGGCGACATCATCAGCGCCGAAGGCACCCTGGCCCGTTCCGGCAAGGGCGACCTGTACGTCGAAATGACCAACGTGCGCCTGCTGACCAAGTCGCTGCGCCCGCTGCCGGACAAGCACCACGGCCTGACCGACACCGAGCAGCGCTATCGCCAGCGTTACGTCGACCTGATGGTCAACGAAGAAACCCGCCACACCTTCCGTGTGCGCTCGCAGGTGATCTCGCACATCCGCAAGTTCCTCATCGAGCGTGACTTCCTCGAAGTCGAAACACCCATGCTGCAGACCATCCCTGGCGGTGCTGCGGCCAAGCCGTTCGAAACCCACCACAACGCCCTAGACATGGCCATGTTCCTGCGCATCGCGCCGGAGCTGTACCTCAAGCGCCTGGTGGTTGGCGGCTTCGAGAAGGTGTTCGAGATCAACCGCAACTTCCGTAACGAAGGTGTCTCGACCCGTCACAACCCTGAATTCACCATGCTCGAGTTCTACCAGGCCTACGCCGACTACCGCGACAACATGGACCTCACCGAGGAACTGTTCCGCGAGCTGGCGCAGCTTGTCCTGGGGACTACCGACGTGCCATACGGCGACAAGGTGTTCCACTTCGGCGAGCCGTTCGTGCGCCTGTCGGTGTTCGACTCGATCCTCAAGTACAACCCAGAGCTGACCGCCGCCGACCTGCAGGACGTCGACCGCGCCCGCGATATCGCGAAAAAGGCCGGCGCCAAGGTGCTCGGCCACGAAGGCCTGGGCAAGCTGCAGGTGATGATTTTCGAAGAGCTGGTGGAGCACAAGCTGGAGCAGCCGCACTTCATCACCGAGTACCCGTTCGAAGTCTCGCCGCTGGCCCGTCGCAACGACGACAACCCGGCCGTGACCGACCGCTTCGAGCTGTTCATCGGTGGCCGCGAAATCGCCAACGCCTACTCCGAACTCAACGATGCCGAAGACCAGGCCGAGCGCTTCCTGGCCCAGGTGGCCGAGAAAGACGCCGGTGACGACGAAGCCATGCACTACGACGCCGACTTCGTCCGCGCCCTGGAGTACGGCATGCCGCCGACCGCCGGTGAAGGCATCGGCATCGACCGCCTGGTGATGCTGCTGACCAACTCGCCGTCGATCCGCGACGTGATCCTGTTCCCGCACATGCGCCCACAAGCCTGA